A single region of the bacterium genome encodes:
- a CDS encoding HesA/MoeB/ThiF family protein: protein MELNEQQLLRYSRNIVLAELGPSGQACLLGSSALIVGAGGLGSPAALYLAAAGVGRLGLVDSDRVDLSNLQRQILHDTGSVGQDKTASAAARLSALNPDTRVECYQMRLDRSNAEPLLRDYDVILDCSDNFDTKFLLNDLCVNLRRPLSHAGVLGFRGQLLTVVPGAGGACLRCVLPEPPTAADNPTCAASGVLGAAAGVLGSLQAAEAIKVLCGIGRPLTGRLLSLDLLSMHFRVSSAPAVRSCPVCGGGITGM, encoded by the coding sequence ATGGAATTGAACGAACAGCAGCTTCTTCGCTACAGCCGCAATATCGTGCTGGCCGAGCTGGGGCCCTCCGGCCAGGCCTGTCTGCTTGGCTCTTCGGCACTGATCGTGGGCGCGGGCGGGTTGGGCTCGCCGGCGGCGCTCTACCTGGCCGCGGCCGGGGTGGGCCGTCTGGGCCTGGTGGACAGCGACCGGGTGGACCTGTCCAACCTTCAACGCCAGATACTGCACGACACCGGCTCAGTGGGACAGGACAAGACCGCCTCCGCCGCTGCCAGGCTCTCCGCGCTCAACCCGGACACTCGGGTCGAGTGCTATCAGATGCGCCTGGACCGGAGCAACGCCGAGCCCCTGCTCCGGGACTACGATGTCATCCTGGACTGCAGTGACAATTTCGACACGAAATTCCTGCTGAACGACCTGTGCGTAAACCTGCGCCGTCCGCTGAGCCACGCCGGTGTGCTGGGATTCCGCGGCCAGTTGCTGACAGTCGTCCCCGGCGCTGGCGGGGCCTGTCTGCGCTGTGTTCTTCCCGAGCCGCCCACCGCCGCCGACAACCCCACCTGCGCCGCTTCCGGGGTGCTGGGGGCCGCAGCCGGGGTGCTGGGCTCGCTCCAGGCCGCCGAGGCGATAAAAGTCCTCTGCGGGATCGGCCGGCCGCTCACCGGGCGCCTTCTGAGCCTGGATCTGCTCTCCATGCATTTCCGGGTCTCCTCCGCCCCGGCTGTGCGCTCCTGCCCGGTCTGCGGCGGTGGGATAACCGGGATGTGA
- a CDS encoding MTH1187 family thiamine-binding protein: protein MLAELTMFPLGKVSGLSAEVSKVLELIERSGLPYQLTAMGTLVEGEWDEVMGLVGRCRERLLQDNERLYIVLKIDDHKGRTGKLSGKVASVEKKLGRALHK, encoded by the coding sequence ATGCTGGCTGAGCTGACCATGTTTCCGTTGGGCAAAGTGAGCGGATTGAGCGCAGAGGTCTCGAAAGTGCTGGAGCTGATCGAGAGAAGCGGGCTCCCCTACCAGCTCACGGCCATGGGCACCCTGGTCGAGGGCGAGTGGGACGAGGTGATGGGTCTGGTGGGGCGCTGCCGCGAGCGCCTTCTCCAGGACAACGAGCGTCTGTATATCGTGCTCAAGATCGACGATCACAAGGGCCGCACCGGTAAGCTGAGCGGCAAGGTGGCCTCTGTTGAGAAAAAGCTGGGCCGTGCGCTGCACAAATAG
- the cysK gene encoding cysteine synthase A has protein sequence MPGIYQNISETIGNTPLVKLNRLTEGLGATVVGKIEAFNPLGSVKDRIGLNMIETAEKEGKLKKETVIIEPTSGNTGIALAFVAASRGYRLILTMPDTMTVERRQILKALGAELVLTPGSAGMKGAIEKADELVATTPNSFMPQQFKNPANPEVHRRTTAEEIWRDTEGKVDIFVSGVGTGGTITGVASVLKKRKPGFKAVAVEPLESPVLSGGTPGPHKIQGIGAGFKPDVLDLSLVDEIIKVSSDQAIATARRMAREEGIFVGVSSGAAAYAAMELARRPENKGKLIVAIFPSTGERYLSHPLYAEV, from the coding sequence ATGCCAGGTATCTATCAAAACATCTCTGAGACCATCGGGAACACTCCGCTGGTGAAACTCAACCGGTTGACCGAGGGCCTGGGAGCCACGGTGGTGGGCAAGATCGAGGCTTTCAACCCGCTGGGATCGGTGAAGGATAGGATCGGGTTGAACATGATCGAGACAGCCGAGAAAGAGGGCAAGCTTAAAAAGGAGACCGTGATAATCGAGCCGACCAGCGGCAACACAGGGATCGCACTGGCGTTCGTGGCCGCCTCGCGCGGCTATCGCCTCATCCTCACCATGCCCGACACCATGACCGTGGAGCGCCGTCAGATCCTCAAGGCTCTGGGCGCGGAGCTGGTGCTCACCCCCGGCTCTGCGGGCATGAAAGGCGCGATCGAGAAAGCCGATGAACTGGTGGCGACAACTCCCAACTCTTTCATGCCGCAGCAGTTCAAGAACCCGGCCAACCCCGAGGTGCACCGTCGCACCACAGCCGAGGAAATCTGGCGCGACACCGAGGGCAAGGTGGACATTTTCGTTTCCGGTGTGGGCACCGGCGGCACGATCACCGGTGTGGCCTCGGTTCTGAAGAAAAGAAAGCCTGGATTCAAGGCCGTGGCCGTGGAGCCGCTGGAAAGCCCGGTGCTCTCGGGCGGCACTCCCGGACCGCACAAAATTCAGGGGATCGGGGCCGGGTTCAAGCCGGATGTGCTGGACCTGAGCCTGGTGGATGAAATCATCAAGGTCAGCTCGGACCAGGCCATTGCCACGGCCCGTCGCATGGCGCGCGAGGAGGGCATTTTCGTGGGTGTTTCCTCGGGCGCTGCGGCGTACGCCGCCATGGAACTGGCCCGTCGCCCCGAGAACAAGGGCAAGCTGATCGTGGCCATATTCCCCAGCACCGGCGAGCGGTACCTGTCTCACCCGTTGTACGCCGAGGTCTGA
- a CDS encoding beta-galactosidase: protein MPQPADFHLAVQYYRQPTPLPSEWEEDLRHVKRLGFTAVQLRPQWAWHEPVEGAFRWDDIDRLLDLTERIGLKVLFKFFVESAPGWLFRNYDAVRVAPDGRPIQPRARGSFYVGGWFPCFDRPLVREKTESFVRAGVLRYRDRSHILGWHLWNEPRCRPFEDCACPDSNALFRRWLADNFGSPEEYSARYGTALADWEDIAAPPDQSACYDTWLWRQYRAWAVADRIRWLSELVRGLDSSRPLFCHVGFNSVLQPSLLDTCDDRQTARHVDVYGTSLPHWTGDFHTFARVDRPALFTNPGYRDEMFLYALQARWIGAVKDYFWVNEIYGNSWNYMAEDFTGQDIRFMHAAVISEGARGTLIWQFRPERFSEESISSGLVASDGSDTERSLAAAEICAARASCPEAFVTWRPEKARVAVVFGHALDMYSELEDAEDLSRAGTVCYRYKDSLKGWYSMLWRLGLAVDIVPAEDLERIGKYDFVALPYLHLISAEQAETLKAYVENGGVLAADIGVGFRDLTSTWVNAVRPGFGLDSLFGCRERYNKAILEPRPLELDGKRITATRMLGRLDPQDGGEDRSGGQGLLIANRTGKGRTYHFGFYPGISYRDCGESACLKLVASLLEESGIALPTPAGAPLVRVRRGAVGEGETQPAAFVLNYEDSTEAIPEGSLAPGRYRCLITGRELDTSGDLTVGPRETLFLAPQGFGA, encoded by the coding sequence ATGCCGCAGCCAGCCGATTTCCATCTCGCAGTCCAGTACTACCGTCAGCCCACACCGCTGCCCTCCGAGTGGGAGGAGGACCTCCGGCACGTGAAGCGCCTGGGGTTCACCGCGGTGCAACTGCGGCCGCAGTGGGCCTGGCATGAGCCGGTGGAGGGAGCTTTCCGCTGGGATGACATCGACCGGCTGCTGGACCTGACCGAGCGGATCGGCCTGAAGGTGCTGTTCAAGTTTTTCGTGGAGAGCGCTCCGGGCTGGCTGTTCCGCAACTATGATGCAGTGCGGGTGGCCCCGGACGGCCGTCCGATCCAGCCGCGGGCGCGCGGCTCGTTCTACGTGGGCGGCTGGTTCCCCTGTTTCGACCGTCCGCTGGTGCGCGAAAAGACCGAGAGTTTCGTGCGCGCGGGCGTGCTGCGTTACCGTGACCGCAGCCATATCCTGGGCTGGCACCTCTGGAACGAGCCCCGCTGCCGTCCGTTCGAGGACTGCGCCTGCCCCGACTCGAACGCCCTGTTCCGGCGCTGGCTGGCCGACAATTTCGGCTCGCCCGAGGAGTACTCGGCCCGCTACGGCACGGCGTTGGCCGACTGGGAGGACATTGCCGCGCCCCCGGACCAGAGCGCCTGCTACGATACCTGGCTCTGGAGACAGTACCGCGCCTGGGCCGTGGCCGACCGTATCCGCTGGCTGAGCGAGCTGGTGCGCGGCCTGGACAGCTCGCGGCCGCTGTTCTGCCATGTGGGGTTCAACAGCGTGCTCCAGCCCTCGCTGCTCGACACCTGCGATGACCGTCAGACCGCACGTCACGTGGATGTCTACGGCACCAGCCTTCCGCACTGGACCGGCGATTTCCACACTTTCGCCCGGGTGGACCGTCCGGCCCTGTTCACCAACCCCGGCTACCGGGACGAGATGTTCCTCTACGCGCTCCAGGCGCGCTGGATCGGCGCGGTCAAGGACTATTTCTGGGTCAACGAGATCTACGGCAACAGCTGGAACTACATGGCCGAGGATTTCACCGGCCAGGACATCCGGTTCATGCACGCGGCAGTGATCTCGGAGGGCGCACGCGGCACGCTGATCTGGCAGTTCAGGCCCGAGCGGTTCTCGGAGGAGTCGATCTCCAGCGGCCTGGTTGCCTCGGACGGCTCCGACACGGAGCGCAGCCTGGCCGCGGCTGAAATCTGCGCCGCGCGCGCGAGCTGCCCGGAGGCCTTTGTCACCTGGCGGCCCGAGAAAGCCCGGGTGGCGGTTGTGTTCGGCCACGCGCTCGACATGTACTCCGAGCTGGAGGACGCCGAGGACCTGAGCCGGGCCGGAACTGTCTGCTACCGCTACAAGGATTCGCTCAAGGGCTGGTATTCGATGCTCTGGCGTTTGGGCCTGGCCGTTGATATAGTTCCTGCCGAGGACCTGGAGCGTATCGGCAAGTATGACTTCGTCGCTCTGCCGTACCTGCACCTGATAAGCGCGGAGCAGGCCGAAACCCTGAAAGCCTACGTGGAGAACGGCGGCGTGCTGGCCGCCGACATCGGGGTGGGTTTCCGCGACCTGACCAGCACCTGGGTCAACGCCGTGCGGCCTGGGTTCGGCCTTGACAGCCTGTTCGGCTGCCGGGAGCGTTATAACAAAGCCATTCTGGAGCCACGGCCGCTGGAGCTTGACGGGAAGCGGATCACCGCCACCCGCATGCTGGGCCGCCTCGACCCGCAGGATGGCGGCGAGGACCGCTCCGGGGGCCAGGGCCTTCTGATCGCCAACCGAACCGGGAAGGGACGTACATATCATTTTGGGTTCTATCCTGGCATCTCCTACCGCGACTGCGGCGAGAGCGCCTGCCTCAAACTTGTCGCTTCGCTGCTGGAGGAAAGCGGGATAGCACTGCCCACCCCGGCCGGAGCGCCGCTGGTGCGGGTGCGGCGCGGCGCTGTGGGGGAGGGCGAGACGCAGCCGGCGGCTTTTGTCCTGAACTACGAGGACTCCACCGAGGCTATTCCCGAGGGAAGCCTCGCTCCGGGACGCTACCGCTGCCTGATCACCGGCCGCGAGTTGGATACCTCCGGCGATCTTACAGTCGGGCCGCGCGAGACCCTGTTCCTGGCGCCGCAGGGTTTCGGGGCCTGA
- the hflK gene encoding FtsH protease activity modulator HflK has product MPADDFEVRIPQFNLPQFSRKAVFTVIGIALLVWIASGLYKVDADELGVVLRFGRIHTVTEPGLNYHLPFPFETVFTPRVTEVKRVEIGFRTVDPGPPAQYESIPQESLMLTGDENIVDIDLIVQYKIKDPAAYLFKVRDVGRTVQNAAEASLRQVIGNHKIDEALTDGKFQIQSEIQEILQQVLDSYNAGVLVVAVQLQDVHPPEQVIAAFKDVASALEDKNKFINQAQGYQNDIIPRTRGHATEILRQAESYSRERILRAEGEAGRFNQVLAEYEKAPAVTEKRLYIETMEKVLPGLRKYIAKVPDGQGLMPLLDMRTNSPKP; this is encoded by the coding sequence ATGCCAGCAGATGATTTCGAGGTCCGAATCCCGCAATTCAACCTGCCCCAGTTTAGCCGTAAGGCCGTGTTCACCGTGATCGGAATCGCGCTCCTTGTCTGGATCGCTTCCGGTCTGTACAAGGTGGATGCGGATGAGCTGGGAGTGGTGCTGCGTTTCGGGCGGATACACACGGTCACAGAGCCGGGCCTCAACTACCACCTGCCGTTCCCGTTCGAGACCGTGTTCACCCCGCGGGTTACCGAGGTCAAACGGGTGGAGATCGGGTTCCGCACCGTGGACCCCGGCCCGCCGGCGCAGTACGAGTCGATCCCCCAGGAAAGCCTGATGCTGACCGGGGATGAGAACATCGTCGATATCGACCTGATCGTGCAGTACAAGATCAAGGACCCGGCGGCTTACCTGTTCAAGGTGCGGGATGTTGGCCGCACCGTGCAGAACGCGGCCGAGGCCTCGCTGCGCCAGGTGATCGGCAACCACAAGATCGACGAGGCGCTCACGGACGGAAAGTTCCAGATCCAGAGCGAGATACAGGAAATACTGCAGCAGGTGCTCGACAGCTACAACGCCGGGGTGCTGGTGGTGGCCGTGCAGTTGCAGGATGTCCACCCGCCGGAGCAGGTGATCGCGGCGTTCAAGGATGTGGCCAGTGCGCTGGAGGACAAGAACAAGTTCATCAACCAGGCCCAGGGCTACCAGAACGACATCATTCCGCGCACCCGCGGCCACGCCACCGAGATTCTGCGCCAGGCCGAAAGCTACAGCCGCGAGCGTATCCTGCGAGCCGAGGGCGAGGCCGGACGGTTCAACCAGGTGCTGGCCGAGTACGAGAAAGCCCCGGCCGTGACCGAGAAGCGCCTTTATATCGAGACCATGGAAAAGGTGCTGCCCGGACTCAGAAAGTATATCGCCAAGGTGCCGGACGGCCAGGGGCTGATGCCGCTGCTGGACATGCGCACCAATTCCCCCAAACCCTGA
- a CDS encoding sulfurtransferase TusA family protein: MEPDLRIDLRGEACPMNFVRIKLALDRLAPGKLLLARVDPGPVAADLERSLTAQGYRMHHRSESAVGAEIAVSRPE; this comes from the coding sequence GTGGAGCCTGACCTGAGAATCGATCTGCGGGGCGAGGCCTGCCCGATGAACTTCGTGCGGATCAAGCTGGCCCTGGACCGTCTGGCCCCGGGAAAGCTGCTCCTGGCGCGGGTCGACCCGGGGCCGGTCGCCGCCGATCTGGAACGCTCGCTCACAGCTCAGGGCTACCGGATGCATCACCGCAGTGAATCGGCTGTGGGCGCAGAAATCGCTGTCTCGCGCCCTGAATGA
- the hflC gene encoding protease modulator HflC has product MQRKTAILAAVLTAALLLFLSSAYRLWETEQVVITKFGAPVRTVTEPGLHFKIPYIHKAHFFERRLLDYDTSAREILTQDKKTLIVDNYAKWRITDPLKFLQAVQNVAGAQSRLDDIIYSELRTELGKHIFHDIISVNRPQIMATVTRLSNEKAAEYGIEVLDVRIKRADLPAENEMAIFARMEAERKRIANQYRSEGEEEGLKIRAETDKEAVIILAEAEKQAQETKGGGDAGATKIYAAAYNRNQRFYGLIRTLEAYPKTIDSTTTLILSPDAEFFQYLWKSTPK; this is encoded by the coding sequence ATGCAGCGCAAGACAGCAATCCTGGCCGCAGTCCTCACTGCGGCGCTCCTGCTGTTTCTCAGCTCGGCCTACCGTCTCTGGGAAACCGAGCAGGTGGTGATTACCAAGTTCGGCGCGCCGGTGCGCACTGTCACCGAGCCGGGCCTGCATTTCAAGATACCCTATATCCACAAGGCGCATTTCTTCGAGCGCCGTCTCCTGGATTACGATACCTCGGCCCGCGAGATATTGACCCAGGACAAGAAGACCCTGATCGTGGACAACTACGCCAAGTGGCGGATCACCGACCCGCTCAAGTTCCTGCAGGCCGTGCAGAACGTGGCCGGCGCGCAGAGCCGCCTGGACGACATCATCTATTCCGAGCTTCGCACCGAGCTTGGCAAGCACATCTTCCACGACATCATCTCGGTCAACCGTCCGCAGATCATGGCCACTGTCACCCGGCTGAGCAACGAAAAGGCGGCTGAGTACGGCATCGAGGTGCTGGATGTGCGGATCAAGAGAGCCGACCTGCCGGCGGAGAATGAGATGGCGATATTCGCGCGCATGGAGGCCGAGCGCAAGCGTATCGCCAACCAGTACCGCTCCGAGGGCGAGGAAGAAGGCTTGAAGATTCGGGCCGAGACCGACAAGGAGGCCGTGATTATCCTGGCCGAGGCGGAGAAGCAGGCCCAGGAGACCAAGGGCGGTGGAGATGCCGGGGCGACAAAAATCTACGCCGCGGCTTACAACCGCAACCAGCGTTTCTACGGCCTGATCCGCACCCTGGAGGCCTATCCGAAAACGATCGATTCCACCACGACCCTGATCCTCTCGCCGGATGCGGAGTTCTTCCAGTATCTGTGGAAAAGCACGCCGAAATGA
- a CDS encoding amidohydrolase family protein has product MHEPEEREIVFFDANACLGRSVHRTPGAPYDTAGLIAELDHCQISRALVFHAAARELDSLAANHELVSICREQPRLSPCAVLSPNPRREGHSLVGEIQTYLEQGVRAFRMFPNYHGVSVSDPEVRAALDTLQERGLPLWLDFDQPWYNYSQLGQHEHRGPSLAAVESLAREFPGLPLLVCSVNYNHNSQLLALFGRCANMRIETSLFQGLEMLRRVVEEFGPERLLFGSGLPEVSAGAARAMLTYSRISRENKQLIAAGNLERLLGEGPTQSLPEQPERSPILLQLDRGEPISACSVHDCHGHIAPVGFEGLIGLTLGPQDENAIVAALDRTGIQALAVSNWEIYGGDAPAGNALAAAAADRHPRRIVPYMVVNPNYPEDWESQVEACFGRRRFFGLKPYPFSMRRSLTDPAFRPMLELAQKLQLPILCHLGLEPLSGVTPAQVEELAPRYHRAVFILAHAGASFRLAGQVAPLARQFANVYLEINYTSAPCRMLPFLARTAGTDKVLFGSDTPMRDPAPMLGWCAYDCRSDDERRAILGENLLALCRRIGYPWPGA; this is encoded by the coding sequence ATGCACGAGCCTGAGGAAAGAGAGATCGTCTTTTTCGACGCCAACGCCTGCCTGGGACGCTCGGTGCACCGCACTCCGGGTGCGCCCTACGATACGGCCGGATTGATCGCTGAGTTGGACCATTGCCAGATCAGCCGGGCGCTGGTGTTCCACGCCGCGGCCCGCGAGCTGGACAGCCTGGCCGCCAACCACGAGCTTGTCTCAATCTGCCGTGAGCAGCCCCGCCTGTCACCCTGCGCCGTTTTAAGCCCCAATCCCCGCCGCGAGGGCCACTCCCTGGTCGGCGAGATTCAGACATACCTGGAGCAGGGGGTGCGCGCGTTCCGGATGTTCCCCAACTACCACGGGGTCTCTGTCTCCGACCCGGAGGTCCGCGCCGCGCTGGACACTCTCCAGGAGCGCGGGCTGCCCCTGTGGCTGGATTTCGACCAGCCCTGGTACAATTACTCCCAACTCGGTCAGCACGAGCACCGTGGGCCCTCCCTGGCTGCTGTCGAGAGTCTGGCCCGTGAATTTCCCGGCCTGCCCCTGTTGGTCTGCTCGGTAAACTACAACCACAACAGTCAGTTGCTGGCCCTGTTTGGGCGTTGCGCCAATATGAGAATCGAAACCTCGCTGTTCCAGGGGCTGGAGATGTTGCGGCGCGTCGTGGAGGAGTTCGGGCCGGAACGGCTGCTGTTCGGAAGCGGGCTGCCGGAAGTGTCGGCGGGGGCGGCGCGGGCCATGCTGACATATTCACGGATCAGCCGGGAGAACAAGCAGCTTATCGCCGCGGGGAACCTGGAGCGCCTTCTGGGGGAGGGCCCCACGCAGTCGTTGCCCGAACAGCCGGAGCGTTCGCCGATCCTGTTGCAGCTCGACCGCGGTGAGCCGATCAGCGCATGCTCGGTGCACGACTGTCACGGGCACATCGCGCCCGTGGGGTTCGAGGGGCTTATCGGCCTCACCCTGGGGCCGCAGGATGAGAACGCGATTGTGGCGGCCCTGGACCGTACCGGGATTCAGGCCTTGGCTGTGAGCAACTGGGAGATTTACGGCGGCGACGCCCCAGCCGGCAACGCCCTGGCCGCCGCGGCCGCCGACCGTCACCCCCGGCGGATCGTGCCCTACATGGTGGTCAACCCGAACTACCCGGAGGACTGGGAAAGCCAGGTGGAGGCCTGTTTCGGGCGGAGACGGTTCTTCGGGCTGAAACCTTACCCCTTCTCCATGCGGCGCTCGCTCACCGACCCGGCGTTCCGTCCGATGCTGGAACTGGCTCAGAAACTTCAGCTTCCCATCCTCTGCCACCTGGGTCTGGAGCCGCTTTCCGGTGTCACACCCGCACAGGTGGAGGAGCTGGCCCCGCGTTACCACCGGGCCGTGTTCATCCTGGCCCACGCCGGGGCCTCGTTCCGCCTGGCCGGGCAGGTCGCGCCCCTGGCCCGTCAGTTCGCCAATGTCTACCTGGAGATCAACTACACCTCGGCGCCCTGCCGGATGCTCCCGTTCCTGGCCCGGACCGCGGGCACGGACAAGGTGCTGTTCGGCAGCGACACCCCCATGCGCGACCCGGCCCCGATGCTGGGCTGGTGCGCCTATGACTGCCGGAGCGATGACGAGCGCCGCGCGATCCTGGGCGAGAACCTGCTCGCTCTCTGCCGGAGGATCGGCTACCCCTGGCCGGGGGCCTGA
- a CDS encoding cupin domain-containing protein, whose protein sequence is MDDFPEFMKSPLNRIEAASQYTADIEGYVYDGADGSQMAFWTCHSDRVSGEHTHPYDEYLVCVHGRYCVSMNGMLYPLGPGDELFIPRGTPHGGQCVAGTRTIHSFGGQRARRQKPA, encoded by the coding sequence ATGGATGACTTTCCGGAGTTCATGAAAAGCCCGCTGAACCGGATCGAGGCCGCCTCGCAGTACACGGCGGACATCGAGGGCTACGTTTACGATGGGGCGGACGGCTCGCAGATGGCGTTCTGGACCTGCCACAGCGACCGGGTCTCGGGCGAGCACACACACCCGTACGATGAGTACCTGGTCTGTGTCCACGGACGCTACTGCGTGAGTATGAACGGGATGCTGTATCCCCTCGGGCCGGGGGATGAGCTGTTCATCCCGCGGGGCACGCCCCACGGCGGGCAGTGTGTGGCCGGGACCCGGACGATCCACTCTTTCGGCGGGCAGCGGGCGCGGAGGCAGAAACCGGCCTGA
- a CDS encoding DUF72 domain-containing protein has product MILIGTSGFSYPDWRGVFYPKKLSQRDFLAWYAEHFKALELNSSYYALPSPVLIRNLAEYTPDGFNVAVKAFQGITHQRGDDSADILRKFMLLLEPLRECGKLAAVLLQFPYSFHHGEAELAFLDDLLKRLEGQPAVVEFRNVQWWQKSVWSWLRLRGAALCCVDEPPLPGLMPPEVVRTCQALSYVRFHGRNAEKWFNHEQSWERYHYSYSREELEPWRDKLAWLEQNTDRTLVFFNNHRDGNAVKDARLLAQMLGLFDPGEVDRLSDKELPLL; this is encoded by the coding sequence TTGATCCTGATCGGCACAAGCGGGTTCTCGTACCCGGACTGGCGCGGGGTGTTCTATCCCAAAAAACTGAGCCAGCGCGATTTCCTGGCCTGGTACGCCGAGCATTTCAAGGCCCTGGAGCTGAACTCCAGCTACTACGCCCTGCCCTCGCCCGTGCTGATCCGCAATCTGGCCGAATACACGCCCGATGGGTTTAACGTGGCGGTCAAAGCGTTTCAGGGTATCACCCACCAGCGCGGAGATGACAGCGCCGACATTCTACGCAAGTTCATGCTTCTTCTGGAGCCGCTCCGGGAATGCGGCAAACTGGCTGCGGTTCTGCTCCAGTTCCCCTACAGTTTCCATCATGGCGAAGCCGAACTGGCGTTCCTGGATGATCTTCTCAAACGCCTGGAGGGGCAGCCCGCCGTGGTGGAATTCCGGAATGTCCAGTGGTGGCAGAAAAGTGTCTGGAGTTGGCTCCGGCTGCGCGGGGCGGCGCTCTGCTGCGTGGATGAGCCGCCCCTGCCGGGGCTCATGCCGCCGGAGGTGGTGCGCACCTGCCAGGCCTTAAGCTACGTGCGGTTCCACGGCCGCAACGCCGAGAAATGGTTCAATCACGAGCAGAGCTGGGAGCGCTACCATTACTCGTACAGCCGTGAGGAGCTGGAGCCCTGGCGCGACAAGCTGGCCTGGCTGGAGCAGAACACGGACAGGACCCTGGTGTTTTTCAACAACCACCGGGACGGCAACGCGGTGAAAGATGCGCGCCTTCTGGCCCAGATGCTGGGGCTTTTCGACCCGGGCGAGGTGGACAGGCTTAGTGACAAGGAACTGCCGTTGCTGTAA